One Malus domestica chromosome 11, GDT2T_hap1 genomic region harbors:
- the LOC114819589 gene encoding putative disease resistance protein RGA3, whose product MEGKIVETVFTFSVEGILSKVASLAAQELSLAWGFKAELRKLQKSLTNIEGFLVDVADQPQDRPKSIEDWVKKLTDVAHDAEDVLDEFGYEVDRRKVEIQNHMKKKVLNFFSLSNPLAFRLQMAPKFQKINASLVDLKSEASLLGLVSKDKDATPRENTRDRQTNAFFGRDEITVGREDVVSKIVTTLTDSKYDQENLAVLAIVGMGGLGKTTLAKSVYNQDSIQKFFEKRIWVCVSNTFDVNLVLLQMLEQLNPAKAPSKDNQNALLMFLIEELKNKRYLLVLDDVWNEDSEKWENLMEGLSKLNSFRGSKIIVTTRSGKVASISEKLLPRHELGKLSVDECWSIMKDRVFPNNSAHIAPEFQKIGRDIAKNCGGVPLVAKVLGGILRTKKSIEEWSSFKNSRIWNNHSKEENRIMSMLRLSFDNLESPSLKQCFAYCSMLKKDAEIQRDNLIQLWMAQGLLRSSPGGSKDMEDIGNEYFDILLQSSLFQDATMSGNGIVSECKMHDLVHDLAEHLSKSESLTGDLCGIDNTLEIRHVARVSTSTLEKIPERSARKLRSLFYDDGEVTTNILPRFKALRVLNLSEANIEELPDSIGRLKHLRYLDISKTRLQALPKSIGKLYNLQTLRATECALKEFPKELLNLINLRHIHFGEITKFPQGIRQLTCLQTLPYFSVGNEIGRRIEELAGLNQLRGELIICDLEHVENGEEAEKAKLEEKTKVRHLRFNWTEDRSTTDNNEEEGVLEGLRPHLELESLSIENFMGNKFPPWMMSGSLLNNLKKIKLLGCHKCEGVPPLSLWASLQNLSIENCNGLSGPLSLGASLVEVIIDDCNNLTSIEMKGSGSLTASLQKLTIMNCRELSSMPALPQQCPSLQHLEIIYCPKLSWVGVKSSRVEKEEKCISLRPTSDLRTMTSLRFLGISYCERLESWVSSLQFPLSLEYLIIVKIPNLEILPSLDHLNSLRYLEIGGFWEELDSFPDFEVGSLMHLTSLGLCGWPKLKSLPQQIQHLTSLTFLWIESYEGVETLPEWLGSLTSLTILFIRNCKNLKNLPSVQAMQRLTKLHILYMIGYQRRRVGYL is encoded by the exons ATGGAAGGGAAGATTGTAGAAACTGTGTTTACTTTTTCTGTTGAGGGAATACTGTCGAAGGTGGCGTCACTTGCTGCTCAAGAACTCAGCCTTGCTTGGGGTTTCAAAGCTgaactcagaaagcttcaaaaGTCATTAACCAACATTGAAGGTTTCTTGGTTGATGTTGCTGACCAACCACAAG ATCGGCCCAAGTCAATAGAGGACTGGGTGAAGAAACTCACAGACGTAGCTCATGATGCTGAGGATGTCTTGGATGAATTCGGGTACGAAGTTGATCGGCGTAAGGTCGAAATTCAAAaccatatgaagaaaaaggtTCTGAACTTCTTTTCACTCTCCAATCCACTTGCATTTCGTCTTCAAATGGCGCCTAAATTTCAGAAGATCAATGCATCCTTGGTGGATCTCAAGAGTGAAGCATCTCTTCTTGGACTAGTTTCCAAGGATAAAGATGCAACCCCTCGAGAAAATACGCGGGACAGACAAACCAACGCATTCTTTGGCAGAGATGAAATAACTGTTGGAAGGGAAGATGTCGTGTCAAAAATAGTTACAACCTTGACTGACTCCAAATACGATCAAGAAAATCTTGCGGTATTGGCCATCGTGGGAATGGGAGGCCTCGGGAAGACAACATTGGCCAAGTCAGTTTACAATCAGGATTCGATACAGAAGTTTTTTGAAAAGAGAATATGGGTCTGTGTGTCGAACACTTTTGATGTCAATTTAGTTCTACTTCAGATGTTAGAACAACTTAACCCGGCAAAAGCCCCTTCGAAAGATAACCAGAATGCTCTGCTTATGTTCCTTattgaagagttgaaaaataaaagatacTTGCTCGTACTTGATGATGTTTGGAACGAAGATTCCGAAAAATGGGAGAATTTGATGGAAGGTTTGTCAAAGCTTAATTCTTTTCGAGGATCCAAAATTATTGTCACTACTCGCAGTGGCAAAGTCGCATCAATTTCAGAAAAGCTACTTCCAAGGCATGAATTGGGAAAACTTTCTGTAGATGAATGTTGGTCTATCATGAAAGATAGAGTTTTCCCCAATAACAGCGCTCATATAGCTCCTGAGTtccaaaaaattggaagggatATTGCTAAAAATTGTGGTGGCGTTCCATTGGTGGCAAAG GTTTTGGGAGGTATTTTGCGCACTAAAAAAAGTATTGAAGAATGGTCGTCATTTAAAAACAGTAGAATATGGAACAACCattcaaaagaagaaaatagaatTATGTCAATGCTGAGGTTGAGTTTTGACAACTTAGAATCACCATCATTGAAGCAATGTTTTGCATATTGCTCAATGTTGAAGAAAGATGCTGAAATTCAAAGAGACAACTTGATTCAACTTTGGATGGCTCAAGGATTACTCCGTTCTTCGCCCGGTGGAAGTAAAGATATGGAGGACATAGGCAATGAATATTTTGATATTCTATTGCAGAGCTCCTTATTTCAAGATGCTACAATGAGTGGCAATGGCATAGTTAGCGAATGCAAGATGCATGATCTTGTGCACGATCTTGCAGAACATCTGTCCAAATCCGAAAGCTTGACGGGAGACTTATGTGGCATAGATAATACACTTGAGATTCGACATGTTGCTCGGGTTTCTACTTCTACACTGGAAAAAATTCCAGAAAGAAGTGCTAGGAAATTGCGGTCACTGTTTTATGATGATGGTGAAGTTACTACTAACATTCTTCCACGTTTCAAAGCTTTACGCGTCTTGAATTTAAGTGAAGCTAATATTGAAGAACTTCCAGATTCAATTGGTAGGCTGAAACATTTGAGGTATCTTGACATTTCCAAAACAAGACTCCAAGCACTCCCCAAGTCTATAGGCAAGCTCTATAACCTTCAGACGTTAAGAGCAACGGAATGTGCCCTTAAAGAGTTTCCAAAAGAACTGCTAAACTTGATCAACCTAAGGCATATTCATTTTGGTGAGATTACAAAATTCCCACAGGGGATAAGGCAGTTGACTTGTCTTCAAACATTACCTTACTTTTCAGTGGGTAATGAGATTGGTCGTCGAATCGAAGAGTTGGCTGGCTTGAATCAATTGAGAGGTGAATTAATCATTTGTGATTTGGAGCACGTAGAGAACGGAGAAGAAGCAGAGAAAGCTAAGTTAGAGGAAAAGACGAAAGTACGCCATTTACGCTTCAATTGGACAGAAGATAGGTCAACAACTGACAACAACGAGGAGGAAGGTGTCCTAGAAGGTCTCCGACCACATCTTGAGTTGGAGAGCTTAAGTATTGAAAACTTCATGGGCAATAAGTTTCCACCGTGGATGATGAGTGGGTCATTACTAAACaacttgaagaagattaaattaCTTGGATGCCACAAATGTGAAGGAGTCCCACCATTGAGTTTATGGGCCTCTCTCCAGAATTTGAGTATAGAGAATTGCAATGGATTATCAGGCCCGTTGAGTTTAGGGGCCTCTCTCGTGGAAGTGATAATAGATGATTGCAATAATCTGACATCAATTGAAATGAAAGGCAGCGGGTCCCTCACCGCCTCTCTTCAGAAATTGACAATCATGAATTGCCGAGAATTATCAAGCATGCCTGCTCTTCCACAACAATGTCCCTCTCTTCAGCACTTGGAGATAATATATTGCCCAAAGCTATCATGGGTTGGTGTCAAAAGTAGCAGAGTTGAGAAGGAGGAGAAGTGCATTAGTCTACGACCTACTTCAGATTTGCGCACCATGACCTCCCTTCGATTTCTGGGGATTTCCTATTGTGAAAGATTAGAAAGTTGGGTGAGCAGCCTGCAATTCCCACTCTCTCTTGAGTATCTGATAATAGTCAAAATCCCTAATTTAGAGATTCTTCCAAGTTTAGACCACCTTAATTCTCTCAGGTATTTAGAAATCGGTGGGTTCTGGGAGGAGCTTGATTCCTTCCCTGATTTTGAAGTTGGATCATTAATGCATCTTACAAGCTTAGGCTTGTGTGGTTGGCCTAAGCTCAAGTCTCTGCCTCAACAAATTCAACACCTCACTTCTCTAACATTTTTGTGGATAGAGTCATATGAGGGAGTGGAGACTTTGCCAGAATGGTTGGGTAGCCTTACATCCCTTACAATTCTGTTTATTCGTAATTGCAAGAATCTGAAGAATTTACCAAGTGTCCAAGCTATGCAACGCCTCACCAAATTACATATTCTGTATATGATtggataccaaagaaggagagttggatatctataa